Within the Medicago truncatula cultivar Jemalong A17 chromosome 4, MtrunA17r5.0-ANR, whole genome shotgun sequence genome, the region CAATTATTATAaggatgaaagaaagaaaggttGCTGAAGAAATCCCACTAATTTGTCTCAAACCAGAAGCAATTATTATAAGGATGAAAGAAAGGAATGAATCTCCAATCGGTGCAATAATTATTCTAAGTtgaattgttattttaattattctaaattaaaaaaaaaaatcggtgaaATCAAAGGTTTCGAATTTAGAATAACAATTCATACTctttttaagaaagaaagagcAGAAGTAACACAGAGTTTAATACTTACGTTACTTAATTAATGTAGAGATATTTTCGTCATGACTGCAGGGCGTGAGCGAAAAGTGCAgggagaagagcagaattcaaaataaaattgaactggATATGGACGTGGACATCAATTGAACCATCAATCTTTTTTAGGGGATTGGACCATCAGTCTTGTTTTAGGGGATTTACCATCAATCTTATTAATCATCCGAGATGAAAGGATATATTGGATGACTTGGGAAGCTGTCGAAAGCATAGATGAACAAGAGTTAATCCTAAACAAAGAAAAGTATAAGTTTGTATGGGGTtacaaaatgcaacaaaaattgagaaaactatgtgaaattttattgaataaaaaaggcttaattacacttttggtcctaccATTTTAACaaactcacgaaaatggtcatatcttttttaaatcgaacaaaatcgtccttaaactatatgtttttttacagttttagtcctatctccctatttccaactccagaaacgcacagaaatgacagttttagttcAACCAACTATGCTCaaccataaaataaacaaagaataaaacatgtgggtacaagaaatctactttattcagcacactaacctaatttccgagacatgttacatacctgaaacatgtcttagaaattaggatttttcttggtttgtgtgctgaacaaagtagatttcttgtacccacatgatttattccttgtttatttcatggttgagcataggtggaaATAGGAAGAtatgactaaaactgcaaaaaaacatatagtttagggacaattttgttcgatttaaaagaggtaggACCAATTTCGTGAATTATTCaaaatgcaaggaccaaaaatgtaattaacccataaaaaaattgtgtctcTTCCTACAACTGAAGTATTTAAGTACTAAGGAAACTCTAATGaactaaaaaaccaaaatagaaaataaaacaaaaattattaaaattggattgaaataataatattaaaaaaacccTCATACATCAACTTGGTTCACTAGTATTTTCCTTTAAGAACCCATGCAAGGAACTTAAGTAACAATGTTTTTacctcaaaacaaaaaatagtattgGTGTTTTAAAAGTCTTGTATtcaatatttcaaaatcaaaaatgttttttttttagaacatcAAAAACGTCTTTATATCAATACAAAATTGCtcttattgttaaaaaataatacaaaattgcTCCTTTTAGAATCTTTAATATATGTTCTTGaagtatgtatttttttttgtagatacacacaataataaattcatataaactcacacatacaAATAGATGTGTTGAAGTTTGAATGTCAATCATGATGTCTTTCATAACAATTTCATTATTGTTATAGACGGAACTATGACTTGTGGACCCATAAGAGTACATATTAGCATAACACTTGTTTATAATACATCcgttcattcatttaatttacaaatatttaatattttgaatttatatttttttttgaaaggattttttaatttatacacatgcgtaaaaaagaataatttgaCATTAAATGCAAAACAAAAGTCTCTCACCAacccttacaaaaaaaataaaaaaaactccggAGATCTAGTTATCATTCCCGCGGATTTCAACGTTACAACCACTCGTTTTCTTTCACTTTTCGTCATCATCTTCTTCCCACACTTATTGCAGCAATAGAAACACAAAAAAAccattctttcttttctttcacttCAAAAATGGCACACCAACTCTCACTGCATTTCAATCATCACACTCTCCACCTCGTTAACCGCAAACGCAACCTCATTTCCCATTCAAACCGCCACTTACCTCTTCATTCCCTTCTCAACAACACCACCACTGCTATCCATTCCACAAACCAACGCATTATTTCATCCTCGAGCCGGAACCGTCGCTTCGGGTTCCTAACACCTCGCGTACTTCAAAATCAAGAAGTCGCAAACGAATccgaacaccaagaacaaatcagCCAGGTTTCttctaaagaagaagaagaagtgaaGGAACTACTGGTTGAGCAAAGTATATGGATTCAGATGAAGGAAATTGTATTGTTTACTGGACCTGCTATTGGTCTTTGGTTATGTGGACCGTTGATGAGTCTCATTGATACCGCTGTTGTTGGTCAAGGAAGTTCAATTGAACTTGCTGCTTTaggtatttttatgattttatcaCATTCActgtttaattttgaaattccGCAATAATGTGAATTTTGTTTTCTACATGAGCAGGTCCTGCTACTGTTTTTTGCGATTATTTGGGCTacttgtttatgtttttgtcgATTGCTACTTCGAATATGGTTGCTACTGCACTTGCTAAACAGGTTAGTTCTTTACTCTCCTTTTCTTATGGGATACAAAATATTGATGTATATGCATTTGTGAACTTATGATTGCGTGAGTGGTTAGTTTTACATTGGTTGTGAATGAGGTAAATCAATGATATACAAGAGATATGATTCATATGCTAAATATTGGTTTTGATGGAGAATGGAGATGTTCAAGTTTGAGTCTTTTGTTGATCTTGATTATTAAGAttatatttggtaaaaaaaattaggatagCGGATAATGGATATAACCGATAACAGATAAGTTAATGGATTGAAATTgtagtgtttttattttctttttcttacgGGATGACGGTTTTTTTTATTCCTCTTTTCTTATTGGAtagaaaatattgatgaatatcTATTTGTAAACTGATAGTTGGCATTCAACTTTGAGTGTTTAGTCCCACATTGGCTGATAATGAGCTAAATTAATGATATAGAAGAGAGGCGACTCATATGTCTAATGTTCTAAGGTGTGGAAATGTGGTGTTTTAGTCTTTTGCTGTTGCTCCCTATTCTTTACGGACTCTCCAACAAGTGGTATTTCGGCCGTGTTAACTTGATGGGAGAATGAGATGGGTTCTTGCATCAAAAGTCTTTCTGGTAGTGGAGTAAGGTGGCGTGCTTTGTTGGATGGTATTGATGATGCAAGTATAATGATGTGCAAGACTCATAGATAACTAGTAAATGAAGATTATATAAGAGATATAAGAGATGTGATCTATGTACACTCAACAATGACAAAAGCGGAGGATAATATATAAGAGAAATGTATGATCAGGTGCATCTGCATGCATTCATACAATAAAATAAGACGGAAAACCATCAAACTTTTggatattattgttattgttatgtaTCACATTCATGTCTTTATATGCACACAGAACTTTTAGGATTTACTTCCCTGCTTTTCATGAGTAAATATGTTTGTGTAGGATAGGGAGGAAGTGCAGCATCACATATCTGTCTTGCTTTTCATTGGATTAGTATGTGGCTTGGTGATGCTACTGTTCACAATGTTATTTGGTGCAACAACGCTCGCAGGTATTGAAAATAAGAGCTCTGCCCAGTTGTGTCCCTTTTATGGGATAACAGTAATTCACTAAGGCATAAATGGTAAAAGAGCCTACCCATGACTGATGAATTGTTCAATTTATGCCTTTTGCAGCTTTTACTGGACCGGCAAATGTACATTTAGTACCTGCAGCTAATACTTATGTCCAGGTATTTTTCTTCTGATTACTATCCTTCAATTCAAATTAAGATtgtaattaatgtttttaaaattctaGAAATCATGAAACAATTTATGGCGAGAAATGAGCAGtctcatttttcatttcttttaatagTAAATATAAAGGTTTGTATGGCaacatttcttttaataaagAATACAACCTTTCAAATAAGATTCTGCTTCCGTTTCTTCATTGAaattgatcaagggaagctaTCGACCTCTACTTGATTTAGTCACACTGAATTAATTTCTTTTGGTGTTAGATTCGAGGATTGGCATGGCCTTCTTTACTTGTTGGATTGGTTGCTCAGAGTGCAAGGTGCAAATATACTATTTTCTTGCGTGTTAAGAGTTCCACCTTGGATGAGTATGGCCTGAACATATGTTTATAAGTAGGGGAGGTCCTTGTCTTACAAGCcaattttgtaaggatgagtttggcccaaccggcttgtaaggtgaggattgcccccactaaTAAATATATCTTGGTCATATCTCATCCAATATAGGACTCTCAACCGTGTTacttaataaaatttgaaatttgcaaaatttATGTCAAATCTTATATACTGTTTTACACATCTGGCTAAAATTTCGGCGTGTTATGATATCTCATTTTCCTCttatatttaattgaaaatgttcTCTCTGCTCTTAATgcctaaatttttatttaaactgACATGTTTATTAACTACcttgaaaatagcttatgtgaAGTAGACTGAAGACTGTtgctttttatgattttaaattagTAACATCATAAATATTGGGTTCTCATTTAATTCATATTCTTGTTATCCACATTTTATCACGCAGTCTTGGTATGAAAGACTCTTGGGGACCCCTGAAGGCTTTGGCTGTTGCTAGTATTATAAATGGAATTGGTGACATCATTCTGTGCAGATATTTAGGCTATGGGATTGCTGGGGCTGCTTGGGCTACATTGGCATCACAAGTATGCTAAACAAACTCACATACATCATGTTGCTGTAATAAGTAATTATTGTTGTAGGCACATATTATGTAAAAATTAGCATTTTGTATTACGCTCATAAATTAGATTAGTGTTTTTAGTTGTACTCACACAATAGAAAAAtctttcataatatttttccaCACATCATAATTAGTTAATGCTATCATATATCGTTTGTCCTATTTTCAATTTACTGAAATAATGAATTTGCACCGCTTTTAGTCTTTTACACCATCTTCTTGTTTTCAGGTTGTTGCTTCATATATGATGAGCCAAACTCTAATCAAGAAGGGATACAAGGCATTTTCCTTCTCCATTCCTTCGGGGAAGGAATTTCTGTCAATATTTAGTCTTGCAGCTCCTGTATTTGTCTCATTGGTGTTAAAGgttgaataaaatattttgttatatttgtggCTCTTTTTCTTGAGTAGTTTAACCTTTAAATGTAACGGGAAGTTTTGATGTTTAGATGGCTTTCTATGCTCTACTTGTATATTTTGCTACATCAATGGGTACACATACAACGGCTGCTCATCAAGTTAGTTTTACTTTTGCCTTGTATTTTGCAACCATTCCTTTGCTGTCTATCTGCACATTTTCTGAACACCAAACTCATGATCGTTGATAACTCAACTCTTATGTTAGGTCATGGTTCAGATCTTTACGTTGTGCACAGTATGTGGTGAACCTATCTCCCAAACTGCTCAATCATTTATGCCTGAGTTGATGTACGGAGTAAATCGGAGTTTGGTAAAGGTTGGTGTTACTCATTCACTGATTTCAAAAGATCTCTCCTCCAACCTCATATACACAGTATCGGTTTTAGAGCTCTCTCTTGTGCTCAGTTGAATTTCACATTATGTAGGTGGATCATCTTTCTTTTTGGTTTGAGGGGTAGCTTTAAACAATGAGCCAATGTTCTCCTTACAATGTTCTCCATACATTGTTATGTATATTCAAAAGTTCCCTGAATTTATATTGTATATTGACAGGCTAGGTCGCTTCTAAGGTCTCTTTTAACTATTGGAGCTATACTTGGGCTGCTTTTTGGGATAGTTGGAACATTTGTTCCTTGGTTATTCCCCTACACGTTTACACCTGATCAGATGGTCATCCAGGAggtcagttttttattttttttaaacttcagAAATTTCCGCTATCGCCCTTGTCTACATTGTTGGGGCAGGATAACCAATGGAAATACAGAggtttttatgaaataaacaGGTTTGAAATTAAGGCTTATGTTAGTAGTGGTTAACTTGTTTGTGTGATTATGCAGATGCATAGGATCCTGATTCCGTACTTTTTAGCACTAGTGGTGACACCTGCAACTATCGGCCTGGAGGGAACATTGCTGGTATGCTCATGTTAGATTAGAATATTTGGATTTATTATTTAAGGAGCTTTCTTATTCAGTTGTATCTGTACTTGTTGTACTGTACCAGCACCTGACCTATATCTTTAGCATACAAACGAGTGTCAAAGACCAAGTTTCATGTTTAAGGACTTCGTTAAATAAATCCCATGTGCTTCTATTATTTGCAGTTGCATTAAACTGATAGAAACTGGTACTTACACAATAAATTAATGAATAACAACTATTTATTATTGAACAATTTCTGGAGAAAGGTTCCCAATCATAGATGGAACATACAATTATCACAGACTTGAACATAAATGAAACGTTAAACAGAACAGACGGACAAAAACATGGTTCCTACCAAGGATTCGAGAGACTTGGACCACTCCCTTTCCAAATAACCACTAAAATATTCTAGGATCCCAGACTATGTCTTGTCTATCCTTATTTATTCCTTGTACAGACAGAAAATACACACGAACTACAAAGTAACTGCTTATAATATATGctattgaaaaattaataactACCCAGAAATTGCGAGTGTCAGTTTCTGTTTATTTTCCTCTCATAAATTCATAATACTTCATAAGAGGTCTAACAAAAACTTTCTCCAGTAAACCATACTATTTTGACCATAATGGTAACTAGTTTGTGACATCAtgacaaattaatttatttatctagCTTGCTTAGTGAATGCATATATAACAAGTGCTATTTTAAGGTTGTTAGTTGTGCATATTTGTTTTGGCAGGCTGGACGGGATCTAAGATTTGTAAGTTTGTCAACAAGTGGATGCTTTTGTTCAAGTGCTCTTGTACTATTGGTAACAACTTTTGCTTGGTCTGCTGGTCTACATAATAATATTGCTTGACCAATTTTTATGTAACACGCAATTTACCTGATGACAGATCTTATGTAGTAGATATGGTCTGCAAGGCTGTTGGTTTTCCCTTGTTGGATTTCAATGGGTAAGACTCGGACCTAGAATTCATATACAGTGCTAGTATTATTTCATAAACATATTCTAACAGGGAAATATTGTGTCTATTAGGCTCGGTTTTTAACGGCCCTTCTGCGCCTTCTATCTCCCAGTGGCATTTTATACTCAGAAGATGTAGGCTGGTATGAGGAGCAAAAGTTGAAGACTGTATAGTTTTGGAGCTCCATTTTAATATTAGTTCAGggaaaaaaatacacaaatagAAGCATGTTGTCTGTTGTTTGCAAATCTATTAGAATGTGTTACAAAATAGGCATTCATTTCAAATTACTACCACCTGCATTTacaaatacatttattcaatGTAGACACAATTCAGGGCAGAGAAGTTACTGGTCCTGACTTGTATTGGAAGCCAAGTAGGGAAATATGGGATGTGATATGGGGAATTGAACCCACCACCCTGAACAGTGAACATATCACCATTGTAgtaatagatttttttagtttaaaaattgttacaaaagttAATTCTTGGACTAtattttttctaattctaacatTTCTTGGATGTATTTTGTAGCAAAAGTTATTTCTTCATTTctacaattatttaaaaattaattctacaagtaaaaaaaaaaaactactgaTGTTGAAAGCCAAGAATTTATAGCAAAGCTGAAAGCCAAGGGTATAACACAACGATAATCAAGCAGTGTGCCAGCTAGAGACCGATTGTTATTTCTTCATTTCAATTGTTATTGCCTCTAGTTTAGAGATCTATATAACTCATATATGTCAGCTAACATGTGAATTCTACTAACATGTCACTCAACTTTAATGCTGAGAAAAATCAAGCAGAGTTCTTAAGCAGCGAATAGAGGCTTCCTTAAAATTTATACTGTTAAGAGAAATTGATTGGACTTCAATTTCTTTGACATGATCATAATTTTATTAACTATAATAGTTAGGTAATTGGTTAAAATGATTGAGGTATAAGCATATCTTGGCGATAACCAATTCCATCATTAACTTTATGGATCTGCATTTGCATGAATTTATGAACGAACTATTGAGATACTTTTATATAATAAACCAGTAACACTAAAGAATTAAGGACTCAAATTCAGATTAAAGTCAAAGCTTATAAGAAACTATGCATGTTATTGTACTGCAATGTGACTTGTACAAAATGAACAAGGAACATACGAAATATGAAAACTTTCGTGTACCTTCCATTTTCTAGCTGAACCAAAGCTCTCACTCCTACTGGCCGCCAGATAGCCACAACCGACGAAGCCATCAATACCAATACAGGCACCACCCGAAGTTCAGTCATCAACTTTCTGACCTTAACATCTTGTTTAGCCAGCATCTCAATATCTTTTGCTGCTTCCTCTTTCTCTTCCCAGCTCCCAAAGTGAAGCTTCTTCACACAATCTTTGCAATACAATCATTGGCACCTCTTTATGACTGCTATGCTTGTTCCATCACCTTGGACTAATTCAAGATATTCAACCTTCGACTTTTCTTTTTGATGTGTCAAATTAATAGTAGAGGTGGTAGCGATGTTTGTACTTTGTTGCCAACTGAGTACTGTTTGTGCACTGCCATGCCATGTCCCACATCGGTCAGAAATATGACAAGCAGGCAAAGCTTTGTTATAAATTTGGAATTTGTTCGACACTAGTAGCATACATTTTCTCGGCCTCTTGGCTAAGATCAAGTGTAGCATCTGTTATTAGTTTAGTATCTAATATGTGGATCAATGATTTACATgatattaaatcatttttttttgggagggaGTCTGCCTAGTAGCTTGTTGCTAGGTAGGTTTCTCAAGTGTTGTTTTTGTGTTGCACTATAGTATTAGGTGGTGCTTTACACTgatttagttcaattttttttcttttcttttttgctattttttaattttaaaggttGAGCCTTACCTtaatatttagatttttattaagatttttctattttcaccactttaattttaagttacactttaaattgacaaaaataccttacattccttttttaaatttttaaccatTACCTTTTTTAAATTTCTCTTAATATTCATCTCCTCTTTCTTTGTCTCAATCCCCATTTTTCTCTTcctctaattttttaattggatatcattttcctttaatctaatttttgttATCATTGTTTTCCAGATTTCATACGTATCATTTCAAATAGGTTTCACGGACATGGAGTTGAACGTATTTCAATTCTCATGTGTGGTTAAGCGTGAACTTAATTTATGTACTTCATgcatagaatattttttttaacaaaaaaagttggaaattattataattacagTGAAAACAAATTCAATAGAAGTGCCTATctcaatcaaaaagaaaattaagcaACTGATTTGGTCCTCTTGATggtttaaaatgtttttattttattttatgaatgcTCGTTTTAAATGCTTGTTGAAATGCAAAAAATTCTTATCATGTTGCAGAgcaagttgttattgttgttattattattattattattattttattgcaCATAGTATATATATGGGTGGTATATTTTCCCCCTAAAAAAAGGTATATTTAAACAACCTCCAACATTAATAATTCGACCGTTCCAAACACAAACTACTTACACTTCATTCAATATAAAGCCATCATTACAGGGTTTTCAATTATCGTTGCAATTTACCTGAGGAAACTTCAGATTCATCACTTAATTTAGCTACTTAGTAGTTTATTTAACTAACCAGTTGGTTTGTTAGCTTTAGTTAGATCAAGTTACATAGGAATAAACGTATATTTTCTGCATTCATTTCAACACTTTTGTAGAATCAGATTTTGTATTCAATGGAAATGAGGATTTTCTGTCATCTCTGCAACAATACTAAGATGGTACGTTATTAAGATAGTATTAGAGTTCAATCTTTGAGCTTTGACTCTTTTTGCGTTGCATTGTTTGCATGAAGTACATAAATTAAGTACACGCTTAACCACACATATATGGGAATTGAAATACGTGAATTAAGTTCAACTCCATGTCCGTGAAACCTATTAAAGTTCAAGTTCATGTCTGTGAAACCTATTTTAAATAGGTGTTTATGTTCCTGCCACATCAAAAAATGATCCGTATGAAATTTGTAGAACAATGGATCACAAAAATTAGATTagttaaaatgattaaaattaaaaaattagaggaagagaaaaaaatgaatggGGATTGAAATACGGATCTAACTAAAGGGAGATGAAGAAACAGGAGATGAATATTAAGAGAAAGGGTtaaatgtttttagtttttatattttgcgcctctttgaagaatagtccctagactttattaaatgtttttaaaatcctcacattttatcTCAGTTATCTATCAAAACTAGTCATGTTAGATTATGCGTGACTTTGAAAAATAGTCATtgcattttaataaaattgggACACATTAACAGCCACTTTTTCAAAGGGGCGCAAAATGTAAGGACTCTAAAACCATATTTAACCCTAAgagattaaaaaaagataatggttaaaaatttaaaaaataaaataaaaaagtaagggTACTTTTGTCAATTTAAAGTGTAACTTGAAAAAAAAGTGGTGAAATTAGAAAAatctaaatattaattattaaggaAAGGCTCAACCtttggaatttttaaaaaaatgcaaaaaagcaaaaaaaacattgaactGAATTGGTGGGATGCGCCAGCCCATGCAATAGTGCAACGCAAAGGCGACACTTGAGAGCCCAAGCAGCAAGCTACTAGGCAGACTCTCTCcctttaaaaagtaatttaatatcgTGTGGACCATTGGTCCACATATCAGATATTAAACTGATAAGAACAGATACTACACTTGATCTTAGCCAAAAGGCCGAGAAAGGTATGCTTCTAACAATGAACAAATTCCAAATTTATAACAAAGCCTTGCCTGCTTGTCATACTTCtgaccgatgtgggacttgtcAGTGCACAAACAATACTCAGTTGGcaacaaaatacaaacaaaaacacaaaatgaaacaatttcTCTCCGTGTGTCACTGCCACCTCTCCTATTAATCTGACACATCAAAAAGAAAAGTCGAAGATTGAATATCTTGAATTAGTCCAAGGTGATAGGACAAGCATAGCAGTCATAAGGAGGTGCCAGTGATTGTATTGCAAAGATTGTGTGAAGAAGCTTCACTTTGGGAGCTGGGAAGTGAAAGAGGaagcagtaaaaaaaaaaaaaaatggaacaacATTTAGAAGCTACTCCAAAATTAGCCACAATGGAACTCAGCCTCAGTGAACAACCCATCATCACAGCATACAGGTCGCAGAATTGATCCATTTGGTAGATGTATTGAGACCGAAACCACTCTTCATGGACCATTGTATCAAGTTGTTATCATGGTTTGCAACAACCAGGTGAAGCTTATCCACTGCCATTCCGGCATTCATTCTCGAACAAGTCCCCTACCATCATTTCTCCACTTGATACGTGAATTAAATTCCCAAAACATTCCATAGGCAGAGGAGGTACCATTCTTGATCAGTTGTCTATAGTCATCCTGCAACTCATTCTCTATTCACATGGGAGCTGACGTGCACGAGTTATAGATCTCTAAACATTCTTTAAAAATTGGAATGAAGAGATTACAGATGTGTTAGGCTCTTGATTGGCCTTGGCTTTCAGTTTCACGACATATTCTGCCGAAAAGTGGAAGATCCTCTTTCTCAACTTGGGTAGTTAAAATCTTTAAATAAACTAATCATGATGTTTAATAAGAAATCTGATCAGTGGGATGCGACCCTCTGAAAATCATCGATTGTGAATGGGAATTGAAAGACATTAATTATATTCTTATGgaatgagtttatattatatgagATATGATCTGAAAATGAGTTTATACATGCACCACATTCCTACCTTACAAGTCATTTTGAACCCAAATTCCAAGAATGAGAACATATTTACTCTCCTCTATTTCTAAATATCAAAGCCACCATAAAAGTAGAAAGGTTTACCAAATAACTATACCCCAGTGGCACCACACTTGATCACAGAGAAGATATATGTTCCAGGAGGTGGATTCAATTTCCCCACATCCCCGATTTCCTCGCTCAGTTTCCGATACAACACAGCACCTGTAGTTTCCGAGCACTGAATTGTATCAACATTCAGATGGATACCTATTTTGTAACACACTTAACAAGAATTGAAGGCAACAGACAACATGCTTCTATTTGTATAATGTACCATGAACTAAAAATGGAGCTCCAAAACTATGCAGTCTTCAATTTTTGCAGCTCAGACTGGCTTTTATCTTCCGAGTATAAAATGCCATTGGGAGATAGAAGGCGCAGAAGGGCCGATGAAAACCGAACCTAATAAACACAATATGTCCCTGTCAGAATATGTTCACGAAAAAGTACTAGCACTTTCTATGAATTCTAGGTCCGAGTCTTACCCATTGAAATCCAGCAAGGGAAAACCAACAGCCTAGCAAACCATATCTGCTAGATAGGATCTGCATCGAGGTAAATTGGGTGTTACAGAAAAATTGGTGAAGCAATATTACTATGTACACCAGCAAACCAAGGAAAAGTTGTTACCAATAATACTAGACCATTCAAACAAAAGCATCCAGTCATTGACAAACTTATAAATCTTAGATCCCGCCCAGCCTGCATAAGCAAATATACGCAATTAACAAGAAGCAACATGcaacatgaataaataaattaaattgtcaTGAATGTTGGGGAGTCCGGGGAGTAACGAGAGCAATAACAGGCCCAATGTCCCGGACCAACAAGAGATCAGGACACCACATCTCcatccaaaaccttaaggcattaTGTATATGGGtcatttttctaatatatacaaCATTTAATCCTTTTAATAGTCGATATGAGACTAACCACGCACACTTGAACCCAAAAATATAtccctcaagtgtgagtctCACATCCTAGACTTACATTGTCGTTACAACTAACAGAACACACGCCCTAATTGCACCGCTAGAAAGACTATTGGTACAACGATCCAATATTATGATGCTCCCCTACCAAGCTGAAACAAGATATGATACACACTTGGTGGGGGAGTCCAGGATCATGAAAGTACATACATGTTAGAAGCGGTTAGTACTTCCATGT harbors:
- the LOC11441555 gene encoding protein DETOXIFICATION 46, chloroplastic, whose product is MAHQLSLHFNHHTLHLVNRKRNLISHSNRHLPLHSLLNNTTTAIHSTNQRIISSSSRNRRFGFLTPRVLQNQEVANESEHQEQISQVSSKEEEEVKELLVEQSIWIQMKEIVLFTGPAIGLWLCGPLMSLIDTAVVGQGSSIELAALGPATVFCDYLGYLFMFLSIATSNMVATALAKQDREEVQHHISVLLFIGLVCGLVMLLFTMLFGATTLAAFTGPANVHLVPAANTYVQIRGLAWPSLLVGLVAQSASLGMKDSWGPLKALAVASIINGIGDIILCRYLGYGIAGAAWATLASQVVASYMMSQTLIKKGYKAFSFSIPSGKEFLSIFSLAAPVFVSLVLKMAFYALLVYFATSMGTHTTAAHQVMVQIFTLCTVCGEPISQTAQSFMPELMYGVNRSLVKARSLLRSLLTIGAILGLLFGIVGTFVPWLFPYTFTPDQMVIQEMHRILIPYFLALVVTPATIGLEGTLLAGRDLRFVSLSTSGCFCSSALVLLILCSRYGLQGCWFSLVGFQWARFLTALLRLLSPSGILYSEDVGWYEEQKLKTV